DNA from Pirellulales bacterium:
CGATGATACGCATGGCACGAGTATCATGATTCGCGCGCGGCAAGAGGGGCGCAGTGAAGCGGCTCTGATCGCCGACATGCGAGCGCATCACCTCCGCGATTTCGCCGGGTTCGATGTCAAGTTCGACCACTATGGCAGTACGCACAGCGAGGAAAACCGCCGCTTATGCGGCGAGATTTGGTCGTCGCTGCGCAAGACGGGACTGGTGGTCGAGCGCGATGTCTCGCAACTATACGACCCCGTGGCCGGCACTTTTTTGGCCGACCGCTTCGTCCAAGGAACGTGCCCGAAGTGTAAATCGCCCAATCAATACGGCGATAGCTGTGATAAGTGCGGGGCGACGTATTCGCCGGCCGATCTGATCGACGCCGTCAGTACGCTTTCAGGAGCGAAGCCGGAAACACGCAGCGCTTCGCACCTGTTCATTCAGATCGAGCCACTGCATGCGTTCTTGGAACAGTGGACGCAAACCAGCGGCGCGCTGCAGACCGAAGTAGCCAACTACTTGAAGGGTCACTTCTTGAACGAACCGCTGCGCGATTGGGATGTGTCTCGACCGGCGCCCTATTTTGGTTTCGAGATCCCCGACAGCCCCGGCAACTATTGGTACGTGTGGTTCGATGCGCCGATCGGCTACATGGCCTCGCTTGCCGAGTGGTGCGAGAAAAACGGCGAGTCGTTTGATCGGTGGTGGCCCAGAGCGGGTTCAGGGTTCGGGATTCAGGATTCAGGCAAAGCACAAGAAACCACGAGTCGCCAGGCGCTTTCCTCCGAGATCCATCACTTCATCGGCAAAGACATTACGTATTTTCACACGCTGTTTTGGCCGGGCATGTTAAAGACGGCCGGCTTCCAGCTTCCCACCAAGGTTCACATTCACGGTTTTCTCACGGTTGGCGGTGAGAAAATGTCGAAGAGTAAGGGAACCTTCGTCCGCGCTGCGACCTATCTCAAGCATCTCAACCCGGCCTATTTACGCTACTACTACGCGAGCAAGTTGGGGCCTCGCGTGGACGATCTCGATTTGAATCCCGAAGAATTCGTCACGAAGGTGAATTCCGATCTGGTTGGCAAAGTCGTGAATTTGGCCAGTCGCACGGCGAGGTTTGTCGAAACAACGGGCTTATCGAATAAATATCCGGACGATCGTGGGTTATTCGCCGCAGCCGTGGCAGAAGGAGAGTCGATCGCCGAGGCATACGAAGCGTGCGATTACAATCGCGCGATGCGGCAGATTATGCTGCTGGCGGATAAGGCGAATCAGTTCGTCGATGGAAACGCGCCCTGGACGCTGCGCAAAGATCCCGCCCGCGCAGCGGAGGTGCAAGAAGTTTGCACCGTCTCGCTGAATTTGTTTCGGCAATTGATTGTCTACCTATCGCCGGTGTTGCCGAAGCTGGCCGAGCAAGGCGGCGAACTATTGAATGACCCGGTTTGTGATTGGGACCAATCGAAGCAACCGCTCGTCGGCACGGCCGTCAACAAATTTCAACCATTACTGCATAGAATAGAATCTACACAGGTGGAAGCCATGATTGAGGATAGTAAAGAAGCTGCGCCGGCCGCATCGACCGCTGCTGCACCAGACGCCAGACCCCAAACACCAGGCACTCCTGCTGGAGATGGGCCTGAATCGCTTCAAGCCGAGCCGCTCGCGGCCGAGTGCTCGATCGACGATTTCGCCAAGGTCGATCTGCGCGTGGCCCGCGTCGTGTCGGCCGAAGAGGTTCCCGAAGCGCGAAAGTTGCTCAAGCTGACGCTTTCCCTCGGCGGCGAAATTCGCAAAACCGTGTTTGCCGGCATCAAAAAAGCGTACAAACCGGAGGATTTGGTCGGCCGCCTTGTGATTTGCGTGGCCAATCTTGCCCCGCGGCAAATGAAATTCGGCCTGAGCGAAGGCATGGTGACGGCCGCTGGCGGTGGCAACGATGAAGTCTTTCTGCTCTCGCCCGACAGCGGCGCTAAGCCGGGCATGCGGGTGCATTGAGATTTGGTCCGTTGCCAGCGGTCGGTGGCGATGCTCCTTCCACCCGTTTACAACCGTCAACTGGCCACGGGCGACATCCATGAAAAACTCCGAAATCGCCGCCGCGTTTGATTTGATCGGGGACATCTTGGAATTCCAGGGGGCGAACCCGTTTCGCGTGCGGGCGTATCGCAACGCCGCACGCACGATCGGCGACTTGTCAGAAGCGGTGACCAAGATCGTTGCCGATCCGCAGCGCAAGTTGACCGACATCGAGGGGATCGGCGGCGATCTGGCGAACAAAATCCAAACGCTCGTCGCCAGCGGCTCGCTACCGATGCTCGATGAGTTGCAGGCGCAAGTGCCGCAAAGCGTGCTGGCCCTGCTGCGCATTCCCGGCATGGGACCGAAAAAGGCCGCGGCGCTGCACCATGAGTTGGGCATTCAATCGCTCGACGACTTGAAGGCAGCCTGCGAATCCCACCGCGTGAAGCAGCTCAAAGGCTTCGGCGAAAAGACTGAAACGGCCATCCTGGCGGGGTTGGAGTTTGCTTCCTCGCCGGAAATCGCCCGCATGTATTGGGCTGAGGCCGAAGGATTTGCTCAAGCAATCGTCGAGCACTTTACCGCCTGCCAAGCGATCGACCGACTGGAGCTAGCCGGCAGTTACCGCCGCGGCCGCGAAACGATCGGTGATCTCGACATTCTGGTCGAAAGCCACGATGCCAAGGCGGCGATGGATCATTTCACCAAATTCAAGGGGATTGATGCGGTGCTTGGCCGCGGCGAAACGAAAATGTCGGTTCGGCTGCACAACCATTTGCAGATCGACCTGCGAATCGTCCCCGCCGAGTCGTTTGGCGCAGCACTCATATACTTCACCGGCTCGAAGCAACACAACATCGTGCTTCGCAGCATGGCGAAAGACCGCGAGCTGAAAATCAACGAGTATGGAGTTTTTCGCAGTGGGCCGGCGAAGGAAAAACACAAGGGCGCCAACGAGAACGAGGAAACCTACGTCGCCGGCCGTACCGAGAAGGATGTGTATGCGACGCTCGATCTGCCGTGGATTCCACCGGAGCTGCGCGAGGCGCGGTGGGAATTCGAATGGGCGTCGGAGGGAAAGCTTCCCAAGCTCATCGAGCTGGATGACATCCAGGGGGACTTGCACTTGCACACGATCGAAACGGACGGCCAGGCAACCCTCGAGGAAATGGTGGCCGCCGCCCGCTCCCGCGACTTGAAATACATCGCCGTCACCGATCATTCGAAGCGCGTGACGATGGCGAACGGCTTAAATGCCGACCGTTTGCTGCGTCAATGGGAACAAATCGACAAGCTGAACGAGAAATTGCGAGGCTTCCAAGTGCTCAAAGGCGTGGAAGTCGATATTCTCGAAAAAGGCCCGCTCGACATCGATGACGATTGCCTCAGCCACGCCGACTGGGTCGTGGCCAGCGTTCACTATGGCCAAAACCAGCCCCGCGCGCAAATCACCAAGCGAATCGTCGATGCACTGGCGAATCCTCATGTATCGGCCATTGCGCATCCGACGGGACGATTGATTAATCGGCGTAAAGCCTACGAAGTCGATCTCGAAGCGGTTTATGATGCTGCGAAAAAGCATCATAAGTTTTTGGAGCTAAACTCGAACCCCGCGCGGCTCGATCTCGACGACGTCGCCTGTGCCGCCTGCCGCCTGCGCGGCATCCCGATCGTCATCAATACAGATGCCCATAGCACGACAGGCCTGGCCGCTATGCGCTACGGAATCCTGCAAGCCCGCCGCGGAGGACTGACGAAGCGCGACGTGGCGAACGCACGGCCCTGGAAGGAGTTGCGGAAGCTGCTGGGGCGGAGGTAGGCGCCTTGCGGCCACGAGAATCTTGTTCACGTACCTTGCTCCGGCGCTTGCCCTGGCGCTGGTTGCTGCTGTGGATCATTGCGGTTCTCGAGCGCTTGGAGCAGCGCGGCCGATAGCTTGTCGTCTGGCTGCAATTTGACCACTTGCTTGAGTTCGCCGGCGGCTTGATCGGGGAAGCCTAACACCAAGTATTCATAGGCCAACAGGAAGCTGGCATCGGGCGCGGAGGGATTTTCTTTCTTATAAGCCTCGAGCGCCCGCAGTCGTTTCGTATATGTCGCCGTGTCGGGATACAAGGCTTTCATCGTGTCCCAATCCCATCCTGGCCCAGCCGACAGCACGGCGTACACGCCGGCGGCAGCTTCCTTGTACTTACCCAGTGCAAACAGGCAGGCCGCCCGAAATTCGTGCAGCGCAGCATCGCTCGGCAAGCCCTGGATCGCGTGATCGACCTTCTTGAGTGCGCCGTCGTAATCGCCTTGCTTAAATAGCGTGCGGCTGTCGTTGAATACTGCCATGGCGGCGGCGATTTTTGGATCTTGCTGTTGCGATGGATTGGTGTCGTCGGGCGTCGACTCGCCAGGCGCGGGAGATGAATCGACTTCCGCGTTGACGGGGGGCGGAATCGGCTGCGAATAATCGGGGGAATAGTAGCCGTCGTTGACATAGGCCGGCGCAACATAATACGGATTACTGTAAGCGTAGCCTGTGCCCGGCCATCCCCACCAGCCGCCGGTCAGCGCACCCGCGCCGAACCAGGCCCACGGATAGTAGCCCCTGCCCCAATAATTCCAATAGCCGTGATGCCAGCCATTGTGCCAATGGTCGTAGTGGTTGTACCACGGGTGGGTCCACGGCCGATTGCCACGGTTGGCCCAGCGATTGATGTTGTTGTTCCAATTCGCGCGGTTGCTCGCCCAGTTGTTCTGATTGAAAGAGCGATTTGGGTTCAATCGGTTAAAATCGTTATGGTTTCCGATGGCGTTTCCTGCCCGATTGCCGTCAATGTTCGGGCGATTGCCGACGCCGAAATTGTTGCGGTTGAGGTTCGTCGCTCCGTTGCCACTGAATGTAGGACGATTCGCCGTCGTGCGCATCGCTCCGCCGTTCAGCGAGCGATTGGCAAACGAATTCGCTCCAAAGTTAGATCGCTGCACGCCTCCCGAATAGCTTCGCGGCCCGTAGGATGGCCGCGCCATCGATCCGCGCGCGAACGAAGAACCGCCGAACGACGGCGAACGTCCGCCATACCCGCTAAATCCGCCGCCAAGTCCGCTGAAACTGCGTCCGCCGCCAAAGCCGCCCCCACGTCCGCCACCGCCGCCGCGGGCAAATGCATCGGCGGCAATCGCCACCATCATCGAGTAAACAATCAATGCTATGGTCTTCTTCATCATCTTTTATCCTGCGAATGAACGACGCCGGGTCAGCACGGCGCGCCGCAATCCAAATTGAACCAGAGACGGCGGAAATCGCGAAGACGAAGCATTGCGTCAATGCGAGTTCGAGAAATCAATTTTCTGCCGCCTCCGGTGAAAAATATTGACAAAAACTCGATTTTACCGAATTGCAATCCGTGAATATTCCCTGAAAAAACATTGATACACAATCGCTAAACGGCCATTCTTTCGCCGTTAGTTGGTCGATTTTCCTTCCGGCTCAACCGGTGGTCCATTCACTTTCGCCGTACCTTGAGCACGGGAAAACTTGACTTCCATCTCCGGCATCGGCACACCCTCAAGCTGCCGGTTGGTTGCTTGCCAGACGATGCTATTGTCGTCCACGAACTTCCACGAATTCGTGGCCGTCCCGAGCCGACCGTCGGCAATTGCGCCAGTCGACGAAACACTCCAGGAATTGCCATCTTGCGCCCAGAATCCGTCGCCAAAGCCTCCTTGGGAATCGAAGTACCACGAACGGATTTGCTCACTGGTCGGATCCCAGCCGATCAGCGTGACGACGGTGAACGCTTCACCGTTTTTCGGCTTCACATCGTAGGTCTGCTTGATGAACGAATCGTCAAGAGTCTGAACGACGCTCAACTGCACTTCCACATCAGCCGATTCCGAATGCCAATCACCCAATAGCCAGTTCAAGCCCTTGAGCGGCGAAGTTCGCTTGCGGCCGGCAGGTGCTTCGCCCAAGTCGCGCACGCTGCAGATCTGCCATCGATCGCCATTGCGCTTCCAAAGGGCGGTATAGCGGGTTCCCGGCATGCTCTCACCGGCATTGCCGCCAGCTAAAGTGGCCACGCCGTCTTCGAGCGCCACGCCGGGGGCGATCATCCGCAACGACGTAATTTCGTAGCAGTGCGTCTTACCTTTCATCGTTTGCAGGTGCTGAGCAAACATTTTCTTGAGCGCATCGCGGCCTTGAATTCTCTCGCCGTTGTCGGCGACAAAATCGGCGTCGTCCGCCCACATGCCGATGACGGCATCCAAATCGCCCTTGTTCACGGCATCGCAATAAGCGGTGCAGGCGGCACGCAGCACTTGCTCGTCATCGCCAACCGGCGCACTACTGGCTGAATTGCTGCCTTCAAGATTACTGTCGGCTGAATGATTGTTCGAGGGCTTGATGTCATCAGCAGCGACGAGTGTGACGGCCGCTCCGATCACCACTACAGCGACAGCAATTGGGGAAATTCGAGAACGCATGACAAAAATTCTCCTGCGCGAGTAATGCGAGTTCGAGTATTAAGCTGAATTCAACAGAATTTAACGACGGGGTTTTGCTATTGGCCGACGAAATTCTCGGAAATTCCGCAACCTGTGTTGCGAAGCAAGCCTGCTTGACGGCCGACCGGGCCAGACGTACGCCCGAAAAATCCATCTGCCGACACTGCAACGCGACGGCACAAACCGCCCAATCCGTTTCCTCGCAATCATAGCCCGCTCTGGCCAGTAAACCAGCAATCTGCAAAACTTGTTCCGATTTTGAGAGCAGGCTACACTTCAAGACAGGCAATCTGGAGCGACTTGGCGAAGA
Protein-coding regions in this window:
- the metG gene encoding methionine--tRNA ligase; the encoded protein is MPRQILVTAALPYANGHIHLGHLVEYIQTDIWVRFQKLRGHRCIFLCADDTHGTSIMIRARQEGRSEAALIADMRAHHLRDFAGFDVKFDHYGSTHSEENRRLCGEIWSSLRKTGLVVERDVSQLYDPVAGTFLADRFVQGTCPKCKSPNQYGDSCDKCGATYSPADLIDAVSTLSGAKPETRSASHLFIQIEPLHAFLEQWTQTSGALQTEVANYLKGHFLNEPLRDWDVSRPAPYFGFEIPDSPGNYWYVWFDAPIGYMASLAEWCEKNGESFDRWWPRAGSGFGIQDSGKAQETTSRQALSSEIHHFIGKDITYFHTLFWPGMLKTAGFQLPTKVHIHGFLTVGGEKMSKSKGTFVRAATYLKHLNPAYLRYYYASKLGPRVDDLDLNPEEFVTKVNSDLVGKVVNLASRTARFVETTGLSNKYPDDRGLFAAAVAEGESIAEAYEACDYNRAMRQIMLLADKANQFVDGNAPWTLRKDPARAAEVQEVCTVSLNLFRQLIVYLSPVLPKLAEQGGELLNDPVCDWDQSKQPLVGTAVNKFQPLLHRIESTQVEAMIEDSKEAAPAASTAAAPDARPQTPGTPAGDGPESLQAEPLAAECSIDDFAKVDLRVARVVSAEEVPEARKLLKLTLSLGGEIRKTVFAGIKKAYKPEDLVGRLVICVANLAPRQMKFGLSEGMVTAAGGGNDEVFLLSPDSGAKPGMRVH
- the polX gene encoding DNA polymerase/3'-5' exonuclease PolX; translated protein: MKNSEIAAAFDLIGDILEFQGANPFRVRAYRNAARTIGDLSEAVTKIVADPQRKLTDIEGIGGDLANKIQTLVASGSLPMLDELQAQVPQSVLALLRIPGMGPKKAAALHHELGIQSLDDLKAACESHRVKQLKGFGEKTETAILAGLEFASSPEIARMYWAEAEGFAQAIVEHFTACQAIDRLELAGSYRRGRETIGDLDILVESHDAKAAMDHFTKFKGIDAVLGRGETKMSVRLHNHLQIDLRIVPAESFGAALIYFTGSKQHNIVLRSMAKDRELKINEYGVFRSGPAKEKHKGANENEETYVAGRTEKDVYATLDLPWIPPELREARWEFEWASEGKLPKLIELDDIQGDLHLHTIETDGQATLEEMVAAARSRDLKYIAVTDHSKRVTMANGLNADRLLRQWEQIDKLNEKLRGFQVLKGVEVDILEKGPLDIDDDCLSHADWVVASVHYGQNQPRAQITKRIVDALANPHVSAIAHPTGRLINRRKAYEVDLEAVYDAAKKHHKFLELNSNPARLDLDDVACAACRLRGIPIVINTDAHSTTGLAAMRYGILQARRGGLTKRDVANARPWKELRKLLGRR
- a CDS encoding tetratricopeptide repeat protein, whose protein sequence is MMKKTIALIVYSMMVAIAADAFARGGGGGRGGGFGGGRSFSGLGGGFSGYGGRSPSFGGSSFARGSMARPSYGPRSYSGGVQRSNFGANSFANRSLNGGAMRTTANRPTFSGNGATNLNRNNFGVGNRPNIDGNRAGNAIGNHNDFNRLNPNRSFNQNNWASNRANWNNNINRWANRGNRPWTHPWYNHYDHWHNGWHHGYWNYWGRGYYPWAWFGAGALTGGWWGWPGTGYAYSNPYYVAPAYVNDGYYSPDYSQPIPPPVNAEVDSSPAPGESTPDDTNPSQQQDPKIAAAMAVFNDSRTLFKQGDYDGALKKVDHAIQGLPSDAALHEFRAACLFALGKYKEAAAGVYAVLSAGPGWDWDTMKALYPDTATYTKRLRALEAYKKENPSAPDASFLLAYEYLVLGFPDQAAGELKQVVKLQPDDKLSAALLQALENRNDPQQQPAPGQAPEQGT
- a CDS encoding SgcJ/EcaC family oxidoreductase codes for the protein MRSRISPIAVAVVVIGAAVTLVAADDIKPSNNHSADSNLEGSNSASSAPVGDDEQVLRAACTAYCDAVNKGDLDAVIGMWADDADFVADNGERIQGRDALKKMFAQHLQTMKGKTHCYEITSLRMIAPGVALEDGVATLAGGNAGESMPGTRYTALWKRNGDRWQICSVRDLGEAPAGRKRTSPLKGLNWLLGDWHSESADVEVQLSVVQTLDDSFIKQTYDVKPKNGEAFTVVTLIGWDPTSEQIRSWYFDSQGGFGDGFWAQDGNSWSVSSTGAIADGRLGTATNSWKFVDDNSIVWQATNRQLEGVPMPEMEVKFSRAQGTAKVNGPPVEPEGKSTN